In Alteromonas mediterranea DE, a single genomic region encodes these proteins:
- a CDS encoding propionyl-CoA synthetase yields the protein MTYKNEYIASTQHPDEFWLDQARNIAWFQMPEKGCQKTDNGYYEWFRGGQLNTCYLALDHHVKNGRGEKTALIYDSPVTQTTQHFTFSELLTQVAHFAGALSSLGVAKGDRVIIYMPMIPQAVVAMLACARLGAIHSVVFGGFASNELAVRIDDAKPKVIVTASCGIEGSKVLAYKPLVDEAVTLASHKPSACVLFQRPQLLASLNEGTDYDWQELVAASQPAEPVAVDATDPLYVLYTSGTTGKPKGVVRDNGGHAVALHYSMGAIYGISQDDVFWAASDVGWVVGHSYIVYAPLIKGATTVLYEGKPVGTPDAGAFWRMIETHKINVLFAAPTAFRAIRKADPDADYLSKYDISSLRTLFMAGERLDPPTYYWASEKVGVPVIDHWWQTETGWPICSNPMGLEPMETKPGSSSVPTPGFNVKVLKGGDVEQIKGEKGAIAIQLPLPPGCLTTIWQDHQRFIDGYLREFEGYYSTGDNGYVDDDGYVFIMGRTDDVINVAGHRLSTGEMEEVLAAHPAVAECSVIGVHDALKGQLPIGMLLLKDGVAIDEEALEKELIQRVRDTIGPVACFKRAIVVNRLPKTRSGKILRKLLRQIAANETVTVPSTIDDPSSVKEIETLMRQKGLVDESSIA from the coding sequence ATGACTTATAAAAACGAATACATTGCCTCGACCCAACATCCCGACGAGTTTTGGTTAGACCAAGCGCGTAATATTGCGTGGTTCCAGATGCCTGAGAAAGGCTGTCAAAAAACGGATAATGGTTATTATGAATGGTTTAGGGGAGGGCAACTCAATACCTGTTACCTAGCTTTAGATCATCATGTAAAAAACGGGCGGGGAGAAAAAACAGCGTTGATTTACGACTCGCCGGTTACGCAAACTACACAACACTTCACGTTTAGCGAACTGCTTACGCAAGTAGCACACTTCGCCGGCGCTTTATCAAGTTTAGGAGTAGCTAAAGGCGACCGCGTTATTATTTATATGCCTATGATCCCCCAGGCAGTTGTTGCCATGCTAGCGTGTGCACGACTTGGCGCCATACACTCTGTGGTATTTGGGGGCTTTGCCTCTAATGAACTTGCTGTGCGAATAGATGATGCAAAGCCAAAGGTTATTGTGACAGCCTCATGCGGTATTGAAGGCAGCAAAGTGCTGGCTTATAAGCCGCTGGTGGATGAAGCGGTAACACTTGCAAGTCACAAACCAAGCGCCTGTGTGCTTTTCCAGCGCCCCCAGTTGCTTGCCTCCCTAAACGAAGGTACCGACTACGACTGGCAAGAATTGGTTGCTGCAAGTCAGCCCGCCGAACCGGTCGCTGTCGATGCCACCGATCCGCTTTATGTACTCTATACCTCAGGAACAACGGGTAAACCTAAAGGGGTTGTTCGAGATAACGGCGGCCATGCTGTTGCGCTTCATTACTCCATGGGGGCAATTTATGGCATCAGTCAGGATGATGTGTTTTGGGCCGCGTCTGATGTAGGTTGGGTTGTAGGGCATTCGTACATTGTGTATGCGCCGCTCATTAAAGGGGCAACAACCGTACTGTATGAAGGAAAACCGGTAGGTACACCAGACGCTGGTGCATTTTGGCGAATGATAGAAACCCATAAAATTAATGTGCTGTTTGCTGCGCCCACGGCGTTTCGTGCGATTAGAAAAGCCGATCCAGACGCCGACTATTTATCTAAGTATGACATCTCTAGCTTACGAACATTATTTATGGCTGGCGAGCGCCTCGACCCACCCACGTATTACTGGGCTAGCGAAAAGGTCGGCGTGCCTGTTATCGATCACTGGTGGCAAACAGAAACCGGCTGGCCTATATGTTCCAACCCTATGGGTTTAGAGCCCATGGAAACAAAGCCTGGCTCCTCTAGCGTACCAACACCAGGTTTTAACGTTAAGGTGCTTAAAGGGGGCGATGTTGAGCAGATTAAAGGAGAAAAAGGCGCTATAGCAATACAGCTACCTTTACCCCCGGGCTGTTTGACTACCATATGGCAGGATCATCAACGGTTCATCGATGGTTACCTGCGAGAATTTGAAGGCTACTACAGCACTGGCGACAACGGTTATGTCGATGACGATGGTTATGTATTTATTATGGGGCGAACTGACGACGTCATAAACGTAGCCGGGCACCGTTTATCGACAGGCGAAATGGAAGAAGTATTAGCCGCACATCCAGCCGTAGCCGAATGCAGTGTTATAGGCGTACACGATGCGCTTAAGGGGCAATTACCAATAGGCATGTTACTACTTAAAGATGGTGTTGCCATTGACGAAGAAGCACTAGAGAAGGAATTAATTCAACGAGTGCGAGATACTATCGGGCCTGTGGCCTGTTTTAAGCGGGCAATTGTTGTGAACCGGTTACCTAAAACGCGATCAGGGAAAATTTTAAGAAAACTACTTCGACAAATTGCAGCCAATGAAACCGTTACAGTCCCTTCTACTATCGACGACCCTTCAAGCGTAAAAGAAATTGAAACACTTATGCGACAAAAAGGGCTGGTTGATGAATCTAGTATTGCTTAA
- a CDS encoding cytochrome b/b6 domain-containing protein has translation MQKTLIWDLPTRLFHWLLVVSLLAQYATAEWLDNAIQWHFYIGYFTLFLVVFRIMWGVAGTQYAKFSSFVTGPGRVINYLKTLFDRDSAPSVGHNPLGGWFVIVMLVLVAIQAISGLFMTDDIFLDGPYRQLAGDETLELMNTLHHLAFDLLLYVIALHIGAIMFYSVYKRQKLVPAMIHGNKVSKTVGIAHSRLLRAIIVAVIAALAVYLAIEVYPPAPQVDEYYY, from the coding sequence ATGCAAAAAACTCTGATTTGGGACCTTCCTACACGGCTGTTTCACTGGCTTCTAGTAGTAAGCCTTTTAGCCCAATACGCCACCGCTGAATGGCTAGATAACGCCATTCAGTGGCACTTTTATATCGGGTACTTCACTTTATTTTTGGTCGTTTTTAGAATTATGTGGGGAGTTGCCGGTACGCAGTATGCGAAGTTTAGTAGCTTTGTGACTGGCCCAGGACGGGTCATAAACTATCTGAAGACCTTGTTTGACAGGGACTCCGCCCCGTCTGTGGGTCACAATCCTCTAGGAGGCTGGTTTGTAATTGTCATGCTGGTTTTGGTAGCAATACAAGCGATATCAGGCTTGTTTATGACCGACGATATCTTTCTTGATGGACCTTATCGGCAGTTGGCAGGTGATGAAACGCTGGAATTAATGAATACGCTACATCACTTGGCATTTGACCTACTACTTTATGTTATCGCACTTCATATTGGCGCCATCATGTTTTACAGCGTCTACAAAAGGCAAAAGCTCGTTCCTGCAATGATCCATGGGAACAAAGTGTCAAAAACCGTAGGGATTGCGCACTCTCGACTACTCCGCGCTATTATCGTCGCCGTAATTGCCGCACTTGCTGTATACCTTGCTATTGAAGTGTATCCGCCAGCGCCACAGGTAGATGAATATTACTACTAA
- the dapB gene encoding 4-hydroxy-tetrahydrodipicolinate reductase, giving the protein MKVGLFGANGRMGRVLIEALDLSDDAELSVATVRDDSPWVGLNVGELAGIGKKEIDCSALSSLSGSDADVMIDFTLPSVIESNLSWCVENTMPVVIGTTGLNDEQLAALDEAAKHIPIVFAANYSVGVNLMLSLVRQAASVLGETADIEITEAHHRFKQDAPSGTAMAIGEAIADELGRDLKTCAVYGREGKEPERDQGTIGFATVRAGDIVGEHTALFADIGERLEITHKASSRLTFAKGAVHAAKWLYGKQPGLYSMVDVLNLKL; this is encoded by the coding sequence ATGAAAGTAGGTTTGTTTGGCGCCAATGGGCGCATGGGTCGTGTACTAATCGAAGCGCTTGACTTAAGCGACGATGCCGAGTTGAGTGTTGCTACCGTGCGCGATGATTCACCGTGGGTAGGCCTAAACGTAGGTGAACTCGCCGGCATAGGCAAAAAAGAGATTGATTGTTCTGCACTTTCTAGCTTAAGCGGTAGCGATGCAGACGTAATGATCGACTTCACCTTACCATCTGTTATTGAGAGTAACCTATCTTGGTGTGTTGAAAATACTATGCCTGTTGTTATTGGCACAACGGGTTTAAACGATGAGCAGTTAGCTGCACTCGATGAAGCTGCCAAGCATATTCCTATTGTTTTCGCCGCTAATTACAGTGTAGGGGTGAACTTAATGTTGTCCTTAGTACGCCAAGCTGCAAGTGTGCTAGGCGAAACAGCCGATATAGAAATTACCGAAGCTCACCACAGGTTTAAACAAGACGCACCATCAGGCACGGCGATGGCCATTGGTGAAGCCATTGCTGACGAACTAGGCCGGGATTTGAAAACCTGTGCCGTGTATGGACGTGAAGGTAAAGAGCCAGAGCGAGATCAAGGCACTATTGGTTTTGCAACGGTAAGAGCAGGAGATATTGTTGGTGAGCACACCGCGCTTTTTGCCGATATCGGGGAGCGTTTGGAAATAACGCACAAAGCATCAAGTCGCTTAACTTTTGCTAAAGGTGCAGTTCATGCGGCTAAATGGTTGTACGGAAAACAACCTGGTCTATACTCCATGGTTGATGTGCTCAATTTGAAGCTTTAA
- the carA gene encoding glutamine-hydrolyzing carbamoyl-phosphate synthase small subunit, producing MANSALLVLEDGSVFKGTAIGATGSAVGEVVFNTSMTGYQEILTDPSYAEQIITLTYPHIGNTGTNEEDVEADKIWSKGLIIRDLPLVASNFRQQQTLSEYLKAKGVVGIADIDTRRLTRILRDKGAQNGCIICSDELDESSALAQAKDFPGLKGMDLAKVVSITEPKTWTEGSWELGKGYVTPSETKYHVVAYDYGVKNNILRMLADRGCKITLVPAQTPAEEVLALNPDGVFLSNGPGDPEPCDYAITAIKTIVETGVPVFGICLGHQLLAIASGAKTVKMKFGHHGANHPVKDLKRNVVMITSQNHGFAVDESSLPDNLEVTHISLFDKSLQGIHRTDKPAFSFQGHPEASPGPHEAAPLFDHFIELIEQHKQ from the coding sequence TTGGCTAATTCTGCCCTTTTGGTGTTAGAGGATGGTTCTGTTTTTAAAGGTACGGCGATAGGCGCTACAGGCTCCGCCGTCGGGGAAGTCGTTTTTAATACTTCCATGACCGGCTATCAAGAAATTCTCACCGACCCATCCTACGCTGAACAAATCATCACACTTACCTATCCACACATTGGCAACACCGGCACTAACGAAGAAGACGTCGAAGCAGATAAAATCTGGTCGAAAGGTCTAATCATCCGTGACCTACCTCTTGTTGCTAGTAACTTTCGTCAACAGCAAACATTGTCTGAATACCTAAAAGCGAAAGGCGTTGTGGGTATTGCTGACATAGATACCCGACGTTTAACGCGTATCTTACGAGACAAAGGTGCACAAAATGGCTGCATCATTTGCTCAGATGAATTAGACGAGTCTAGTGCACTGGCGCAAGCAAAAGATTTTCCTGGCCTTAAAGGCATGGATTTGGCGAAAGTAGTAAGTATTACTGAGCCGAAAACATGGACAGAAGGTAGCTGGGAGCTTGGCAAAGGTTATGTAACGCCAAGCGAAACAAAATATCACGTTGTGGCATACGACTACGGCGTAAAAAACAATATTCTTCGCATGTTAGCCGACCGCGGTTGTAAAATAACGTTGGTTCCAGCACAAACACCTGCTGAAGAGGTATTAGCCCTAAATCCAGATGGTGTATTCCTGTCGAACGGTCCTGGCGACCCTGAGCCATGTGACTATGCAATTACGGCTATCAAAACCATCGTTGAAACCGGTGTACCTGTGTTTGGTATCTGTCTTGGCCACCAACTTCTTGCTATTGCAAGCGGTGCTAAAACAGTGAAGATGAAGTTTGGTCACCATGGTGCAAACCATCCGGTTAAAGACCTAAAGCGCAATGTAGTTATGATCACTAGCCAAAACCACGGGTTTGCGGTTGATGAGTCTAGCTTGCCAGATAACCTAGAAGTAACTCACATTTCGTTGTTCGACAAGTCGTTGCAGGGTATTCACCGCACCGACAAGCCTGCGTTTAGTTTCCAGGGTCACCCTGAAGCGAGCCCAGGTCCTCATGAAGCGGCACCGTTATTCGACCACTTCATTGAACTTATTGAACAACACAAGCAGTAG
- the carB gene encoding carbamoyl-phosphate synthase large subunit, with translation MPKRTDIKSILIIGAGPIVIGQACEFDYSGAQACKALREEGYRVILVNSNPATIMTDPEMADATYIEPIHWEVVRKIIEKERPDAILPTMGGQTALNCALELDKHGVLEEFGCELIGATADAIDKAENRERFDQAMKNIGLECPRAEIAHSMDEAHDVLSRIGFPCIIRPSFTMGGTGGGIAYNIDEFNEICTRGLDLSPTNELLIDESLLGWKEYEMEVVRDKADNCIIVCTIENFDPMGVHTGDSITVAPAQTLTDKEFQIMRNAAMAVLREIGVETGGSNVQFGVDPKTGRMVIIEMNPRVSRSSALASKATGFPIAKVAAKLAVGYTLDELANDITGGLTPASFEPSIDYVVTKIPRFNFEKFAGANDRLTTQMKSVGEVMAIGRNQQESLQKALRGLEVGASGLNPMVDLEDPESRNKVVYELRQPGAERIWYIGDAFRMGMSVEEVFNLTNIDRWYLVQLEDLILLEAKVAELGLPGIDADFMRALKRKGFSDARLAELTKVAESDIREARRGFGISPVYKRVDTCAAEFSTSTAYMYSTYDEECEAAPTDKEKIMVLGGGPNRIGQGIEFDYCCVHAALSMREDGYETIMVNCNPETVSTDYDTSDRLYFEPVTLEDVLEIVAKEQPKGVIVQYGGQTPLKLARALEAAGVPVIGTSPEAIDRAEDRERFQQMVNKLNLKQPANATVTNVEQALTMAEEIGFPLVVRPSYVLGGRAMEIVYDIKDLKRYLNEAVKVSNDAPVLLDRFLDDAIEVDIDAICDGKEVVIGGIMEHIEQAGVHSGDSACSLPPHSLPKDIQDVMREQVKAMALELGVVGLMNTQFAIKDGEVYLIEVNPRAARTVPFVSKATGIPLAKVAARAMAGVSLAEQGVTEEVIPPFYSVKEVVLPFAKFQGVDPLLGPEMRSTGEVMGVGDTFEEAYAKANLGAGAPLPKEGKALISVRETDKPKIIELAKALVAAGFSIEATRGTATTLYDAGIMSTVVNKLSEGRPNIVDAIKNGEYAYLINTTEGRQAITDSVYIRREALVNKVTYTTTMNAAFATIRAKSADDRNKVASVQELHARLKH, from the coding sequence ATGCCAAAACGTACCGACATAAAAAGTATTCTTATCATTGGTGCTGGCCCTATTGTAATCGGCCAGGCTTGTGAATTCGACTATTCAGGCGCGCAAGCGTGTAAAGCCCTTCGCGAAGAAGGCTACCGTGTTATTTTGGTTAACTCTAACCCAGCAACCATCATGACCGACCCAGAAATGGCAGATGCGACTTACATCGAGCCTATTCACTGGGAAGTAGTACGCAAAATTATCGAAAAAGAACGTCCAGACGCCATTCTTCCTACTATGGGTGGGCAAACAGCCCTTAACTGTGCGCTAGAGCTTGATAAGCACGGTGTACTAGAAGAATTTGGCTGTGAGCTTATTGGCGCAACGGCTGACGCTATCGATAAGGCGGAAAACCGTGAACGCTTTGACCAAGCGATGAAAAACATTGGCCTTGAGTGTCCACGTGCGGAAATCGCCCACAGCATGGACGAAGCGCACGATGTGCTAAGTCGCATCGGCTTCCCATGTATCATTCGTCCTTCATTCACCATGGGCGGAACCGGCGGTGGTATTGCCTACAACATTGATGAGTTCAATGAAATTTGTACCCGCGGCCTCGACCTTTCCCCCACCAACGAACTTCTTATTGATGAGTCGTTACTTGGCTGGAAAGAATACGAGATGGAAGTAGTACGCGATAAGGCAGATAACTGCATTATTGTTTGTACAATTGAAAACTTCGATCCAATGGGGGTTCATACGGGCGACTCTATCACTGTTGCCCCAGCGCAAACCCTTACCGACAAAGAATTCCAGATTATGCGTAATGCAGCGATGGCTGTACTACGTGAAATTGGTGTTGAAACCGGTGGTTCAAACGTACAGTTTGGCGTAGACCCTAAAACCGGTCGTATGGTTATCATCGAAATGAACCCGCGTGTATCGCGTTCATCGGCGCTAGCCTCTAAAGCAACGGGCTTCCCGATTGCGAAAGTGGCTGCGAAGTTAGCAGTAGGTTACACCCTAGATGAGCTAGCTAACGACATCACTGGCGGTTTAACGCCGGCGTCGTTTGAACCGTCAATCGATTACGTTGTCACTAAGATCCCTCGCTTCAACTTTGAAAAGTTTGCCGGTGCTAACGACCGTCTCACCACACAGATGAAGTCAGTGGGCGAGGTGATGGCGATTGGTCGTAACCAACAAGAGTCGTTACAAAAAGCCCTTCGTGGTCTTGAAGTTGGTGCGTCAGGTTTGAACCCAATGGTTGACCTTGAAGACCCTGAGTCGCGCAATAAAGTCGTTTACGAACTTCGCCAGCCGGGTGCAGAGCGTATTTGGTACATTGGCGATGCATTCCGTATGGGCATGAGCGTTGAAGAAGTGTTCAACCTTACCAATATTGACCGCTGGTATTTAGTGCAGCTAGAAGATCTTATTCTTCTTGAAGCGAAAGTGGCAGAACTTGGTTTGCCGGGTATTGATGCTGACTTTATGCGCGCGCTAAAGCGCAAAGGTTTCTCAGATGCACGTCTTGCTGAGCTGACCAAAGTGGCAGAAAGCGATATTCGTGAAGCTCGTCGCGGTTTTGGCATTTCTCCAGTGTACAAGCGCGTAGATACGTGTGCCGCAGAGTTCTCTACCAGCACGGCTTATATGTATTCGACCTATGACGAAGAGTGTGAAGCTGCGCCAACCGATAAAGAGAAAATCATGGTATTGGGCGGTGGCCCTAACCGTATCGGTCAAGGCATTGAATTCGATTATTGCTGCGTTCACGCGGCGCTTTCAATGCGTGAAGACGGTTACGAGACCATTATGGTTAACTGTAACCCTGAAACGGTGTCTACTGACTACGACACGTCAGATCGCTTGTATTTCGAACCAGTAACGCTGGAAGATGTACTTGAAATCGTTGCTAAAGAGCAGCCAAAAGGCGTTATCGTACAGTACGGTGGTCAAACGCCTCTTAAACTTGCTCGTGCCCTAGAAGCAGCAGGCGTACCGGTTATCGGTACCTCACCTGAAGCGATTGACCGTGCTGAAGACCGTGAGCGTTTCCAGCAAATGGTGAACAAGCTTAATCTTAAGCAGCCTGCGAATGCGACAGTAACTAACGTCGAGCAAGCGCTAACTATGGCTGAAGAGATTGGCTTCCCGCTGGTTGTTCGTCCAAGCTACGTGTTAGGTGGACGTGCGATGGAAATCGTTTACGACATTAAAGACCTTAAGCGTTATCTAAACGAAGCGGTTAAAGTGTCTAACGACGCGCCCGTATTGCTAGACCGTTTCCTAGATGACGCTATCGAAGTGGATATCGATGCTATATGCGACGGTAAAGAGGTTGTGATTGGCGGTATCATGGAACACATCGAACAAGCGGGTGTTCACTCTGGTGACTCTGCATGTTCACTGCCTCCGCATTCACTCCCCAAAGACATCCAGGACGTGATGCGCGAGCAGGTAAAAGCCATGGCGCTAGAGCTTGGCGTAGTGGGGCTAATGAATACCCAGTTTGCGATAAAAGACGGCGAAGTTTACCTAATCGAGGTTAACCCGCGTGCAGCGCGTACGGTACCTTTCGTATCAAAAGCCACGGGCATTCCTCTTGCTAAAGTTGCGGCACGTGCAATGGCGGGCGTAAGCTTGGCAGAGCAGGGCGTAACTGAAGAAGTGATCCCACCTTTCTACTCGGTGAAAGAAGTGGTACTTCCGTTTGCTAAGTTCCAAGGTGTTGACCCACTGTTAGGCCCAGAAATGCGCTCAACTGGTGAAGTTATGGGTGTTGGCGATACGTTTGAAGAAGCGTACGCTAAAGCGAACCTTGGCGCAGGCGCGCCACTGCCGAAAGAAGGTAAAGCACTTATCTCTGTGCGTGAAACTGACAAGCCGAAAATTATCGAGCTAGCTAAGGCCCTTGTTGCGGCTGGGTTCAGTATTGAAGCCACGCGCGGTACAGCAACGACCTTGTACGATGCAGGTATAATGAGCACGGTGGTGAATAAGCTATCTGAAGGCCGACCTAACATTGTTGATGCTATCAAAAACGGTGAATACGCTTATTTGATAAATACAACAGAAGGTCGCCAAGCGATTACCGATTCAGTTTACATACGTCGTGAAGCCTTGGTGAACAAGGTTACCTATACCACCACGATGAATGCAGCGTTTGCAACTATTCGCGCTAAGTCTGCTGATGACCGCAATAAAGTGGCTTCAGTTCAAGAACTGCACGCTAGGCTTAAACACTGA
- the greA gene encoding transcription elongation factor GreA, whose amino-acid sequence MSQYPMTARGAQMLRDELNELKTKTRPRIIESIAEAREHGDLKENAEYHAAREQQSFCEGRIQDIEGKLSNAQIIDVTKMENTGKVIFGTTVTILNVDSDEETTYRIVGDDEADIKNNLISVNSPIARGLIGKELDDTVTIQTPSGTVEVEIIEVEYI is encoded by the coding sequence ATGAGTCAGTATCCAATGACGGCGCGCGGCGCTCAAATGCTGCGTGACGAATTAAACGAACTTAAAACAAAAACACGCCCACGTATAATCGAGTCGATTGCCGAAGCACGTGAGCATGGTGATTTGAAAGAAAATGCTGAGTATCACGCCGCACGTGAACAGCAAAGCTTTTGCGAAGGCCGCATTCAGGACATCGAAGGCAAACTTTCAAACGCCCAGATCATCGATGTCACTAAGATGGAAAATACGGGGAAAGTTATTTTCGGTACAACCGTAACCATCTTAAACGTTGATAGCGATGAAGAAACGACCTACCGCATCGTAGGCGACGATGAAGCTGATATTAAGAACAATCTTATTTCAGTAAATTCACCTATTGCTCGCGGCCTTATTGGTAAAGAGCTTGATGATACAGTAACCATTCAAACGCCTTCTGGCACGGTTGAAGTTGAAATCATCGAAGTTGAATATATTTAA
- a CDS encoding NUDIX domain-containing protein: protein MSDIQTLDSKVVYENKWLRLREDRIRRSSGNEGIYGVVEKPDFAIILPIEGDTVYMVEQYRYTIKQRQLELPQGAWEANPDADPIELAKGELEEETGLIADSMEYVGFQYLAYGFCNQGYHIYIAKGLTQGAQKLDVEEEDLRVVPLALSELKQKILSGEIKDASTCNAVGLATLKGLI, encoded by the coding sequence GTGTCTGACATACAAACGCTAGACTCAAAAGTAGTGTACGAAAACAAATGGCTACGGTTAAGAGAAGATAGAATTCGTCGCAGCAGCGGAAACGAAGGTATATATGGGGTGGTAGAAAAACCCGATTTTGCCATCATTCTACCTATTGAAGGTGACACCGTTTATATGGTGGAGCAGTACCGCTATACGATTAAACAACGTCAGCTTGAGCTCCCGCAAGGCGCTTGGGAGGCTAATCCGGACGCTGATCCTATAGAACTCGCAAAGGGTGAACTTGAGGAAGAGACTGGGTTAATCGCAGATTCAATGGAGTACGTTGGCTTTCAATATTTAGCCTATGGCTTTTGTAACCAAGGCTATCATATCTATATAGCTAAGGGGCTAACACAGGGCGCACAGAAACTCGACGTAGAAGAGGAAGACCTACGTGTGGTGCCTCTCGCATTAAGCGAACTCAAACAAAAAATTCTTAGCGGGGAAATTAAAGATGCAAGCACCTGCAACGCAGTGGGGCTCGCAACGCTAAAGGGGCTCATATAA
- a CDS encoding DUF3224 domain-containing protein, producing the protein MEYKGSFAITKWDEDTLTEKPEGVKTSHATIAQTYSGDMSGESSLELLMSYQSQLAAKFTGFETFIGAVNGMRGAVTFLHHGKFENGVASSDFSVVEGSATGELAGKVISGSFVSGESGKANYVIEVLDS; encoded by the coding sequence ATGGAATACAAAGGAAGTTTTGCCATTACCAAGTGGGACGAAGATACGCTTACGGAAAAGCCTGAGGGAGTTAAGACGTCTCACGCTACTATTGCGCAGACCTACTCTGGTGATATGAGCGGCGAGTCCAGTCTTGAACTTTTAATGTCTTATCAATCCCAGTTAGCAGCAAAATTCACTGGATTTGAAACCTTTATTGGCGCAGTAAACGGGATGCGTGGTGCGGTAACGTTTTTGCACCATGGTAAATTTGAAAATGGTGTTGCTAGCAGCGATTTTAGCGTTGTAGAAGGCTCTGCAACTGGAGAGTTGGCGGGCAAAGTAATTAGTGGGAGTTTTGTATCTGGCGAGTCAGGGAAGGCAAACTATGTGATTGAGGTACTCGATAGTTAG
- a CDS encoding Hsp20 family protein translates to MRTIDLSPLYRSFIGSDHLASLVDAASRAEKQSTYPPYNIELLGDDKYRVTMAIAGFSKDDVTIEVVENTLSITGTKKAEGEDKENKERKFLHKGISERNFERKFQLGDHVKVLAADMENGLLHIDMERVIPEAKKPRQIEIGSRLLEN, encoded by the coding sequence ATGCGTACTATCGATCTATCTCCACTTTACCGTTCATTTATTGGTTCTGATCATCTTGCATCTCTTGTGGATGCGGCGTCTCGAGCAGAAAAACAAAGCACCTACCCGCCTTACAACATTGAGTTACTTGGCGATGACAAATATCGTGTAACCATGGCCATTGCGGGCTTCAGTAAAGATGATGTGACTATTGAGGTTGTAGAAAACACACTATCAATCACAGGCACTAAGAAAGCTGAAGGGGAAGACAAGGAAAATAAAGAACGCAAGTTCTTACATAAAGGCATTTCCGAGCGCAATTTTGAGCGTAAATTCCAGCTTGGCGATCACGTAAAAGTGTTAGCCGCTGATATGGAAAATGGCTTATTACACATCGATATGGAGCGAGTCATACCTGAAGCCAAGAAGCCTCGTCAAATAGAGATTGGTTCTCGATTACTCGAAAACTAA